The nucleotide window CTCCTAATATAATTTTATTTCGCTTATTTCTCCTATATTCTTACCATTTTGTACCAGATAAATTTTATTATCCAACTGTCCTGAAACTCCTTTTTGTTTTTGTATTTCTTTCTCTATATCTTTTATAAATTGTTCCCAATGTTTTAAAATTATATGTGGACAGTCTTTTCCGCTCCAAGATTTATGAGTTCTAACCTTTTCAGTTCCCCAACCTTTGGCAATTAGTAGACTTGCAATTAATTCAATTGCTTTTTTTTCTCCAGCTTCTCCTGCACTATCACATACTTCAATTCCTATACTTGTACTATTACCCTC belongs to Sebaldella sp. S0638 and includes:
- a CDS encoding N-acetylmuramoyl-L-alanine amidase family protein, which produces MKYNEVKKEHIPINAKKRPGKKLSAYNWITVHNTGNPSSSAKNERGWLTNPENTRSASWHIVVDGKEAIEAIPLDEIAYHAGTSEGNSTSIGIEVCDSAGEAGEKKAIELIASLLIAKGWGTEKVRTHKSWSGKDCPHIILKHWEQFIKDIEKEIQKQKGVSGQLDNKIYLVQNGKNIGEISEIKLY